In a single window of the Hydrogenobaculum sp. 3684 genome:
- the minE gene encoding cell division topological specificity factor MinE — protein MGILDIFFKNKSKDVAKQRLTMVLAYERKGLAPNFIDSLRDDLIAVFSKYYQFDVNNIEVELKKDNSAEELWISIPFKH, from the coding sequence ATGGGTATATTAGACATATTTTTCAAAAATAAAAGCAAAGATGTTGCCAAGCAACGTCTTACTATGGTGCTTGCTTATGAAAGAAAAGGTTTAGCGCCCAATTTTATAGATTCTTTAAGAGATGATCTTATAGCGGTTTTCTCAAAATATTATCAGTTTGATGTAAACAACATAGAAGTTGAGCTAAAAAAAGACAACTCTGCAGAAGAGCTTTGGATAAGCATACCATTCAAACATTAA
- a CDS encoding cysteine desulfurase family protein, whose product MFFKKAGEKTVYLDHIATTPVAQEVLEAMLPYFREIFGNPTSLHSFGQQAKKAINHAREQIAYFINAKSPEEIVFTSGGIEANNLAIKGIAKSYEKKGKHIITTPIEHHSILHPCKNLEKEGFEVTYLEVDKYGFVNPEQLEQAIRPDTILISIGHSNREIGTIQDIKNLVSIAKAKNPKVVFHSDIAPSCGHTPIDVQELGIDAASFTAHLMYGPKGVGALWTKKGVKIKPLIEGGVQERGVRAGTENVPGIVGFGAAAELAMKEMDDRVKRLSSYRDKVRKALEENLDMIEFTGHPTQRLPHHLSVIVHLIEGEAMLLRLDLQGIETASGSACVSTALKQSHVIAAIGIPKEVSNGSLVFSFGRDNTDEDIDYVAREFPKVIKKLREISPFDRSNWDNYVKSKK is encoded by the coding sequence ATGTTTTTTAAGAAGGCAGGGGAAAAGACAGTTTACTTGGATCATATAGCTACTACCCCGGTGGCTCAGGAAGTTTTAGAGGCAATGTTGCCTTATTTTAGAGAGATTTTTGGAAACCCAACATCTTTACACAGTTTTGGTCAGCAGGCTAAAAAAGCCATAAACCACGCAAGAGAGCAGATAGCTTATTTTATAAATGCTAAAAGCCCTGAAGAAATAGTTTTTACATCTGGTGGCATAGAGGCCAACAACTTAGCGATAAAAGGGATAGCCAAATCTTACGAAAAAAAGGGTAAACACATTATCACCACACCAATAGAACATCATTCTATACTTCATCCTTGCAAAAATTTAGAGAAAGAAGGTTTTGAAGTTACATATCTTGAGGTGGATAAGTATGGATTTGTAAACCCAGAGCAGCTAGAACAGGCTATAAGACCAGATACCATACTAATCTCTATAGGACATTCAAATAGAGAAATAGGCACCATTCAGGATATAAAAAATCTTGTTTCTATCGCAAAAGCTAAAAACCCTAAGGTTGTATTCCACAGCGATATAGCTCCTTCTTGCGGTCATACTCCTATTGATGTGCAAGAGCTTGGTATAGATGCAGCTTCTTTTACAGCACATCTTATGTATGGACCAAAAGGCGTTGGTGCTCTTTGGACTAAGAAAGGCGTCAAGATAAAACCCCTCATAGAAGGCGGTGTTCAAGAGCGCGGTGTTAGAGCTGGTACTGAAAACGTGCCTGGTATAGTGGGCTTTGGAGCAGCTGCAGAGCTTGCTATGAAAGAGATGGACGATAGGGTAAAACGCCTTTCTTCCTACAGAGATAAAGTGAGAAAAGCCCTCGAAGAAAATCTTGACATGATAGAGTTTACAGGACATCCAACCCAAAGGCTTCCTCATCATCTATCTGTCATAGTTCATCTTATAGAAGGTGAGGCTATGCTTCTTAGATTGGATCTACAAGGTATAGAAACAGCTTCAGGTTCTGCCTGTGTATCTACAGCTTTAAAACAATCTCATGTTATAGCTGCCATAGGTATACCAAAAGAAGTATCAAACGGTTCTTTGGTGTTTAGCTTTGGAAGAGACAATACCGATGAAGATATAGATTATGTGGCAAGAGAGTTTCCCAAAGTCATCAAAAAGTTAAGGGAAATATCTCCTTTTGACAGGTCAAACTGGGATAACTACGTAAAATCTAAAAAATAA
- a CDS encoding DnaJ domain-containing protein: MKFFGLEELDEDRLKKAYRKMMKEYHPDKVKDKKISHEKTVLINYHYQVLLSYINGLKS; this comes from the coding sequence ATGAAGTTTTTTGGCTTAGAAGAGCTTGATGAAGACAGATTAAAAAAAGCCTATAGAAAAATGATGAAAGAATATCACCCTGATAAGGTAAAAGATAAAAAAATATCGCATGAGAAAACTGTACTTATAAACTACCATTACCAAGTCTTACTTAGCTATATAAACGGACTAAAATCATAA
- a CDS encoding ATP-binding cassette domain-containing protein — MDIAIKVRNLTKVINNRTILKNISFDVYKKEVFTIIGGSGSGKTSITKHIIGLWQPTEGDIEIEGKSIVNLNKDELNKIRMKMGYVFQEGALFDSLRVWENVGFYYLEHTNKPKDEIIKIAIEKLKEVNLDESILYLMPSELSGGMRKRVSLARALATDPEIIIYDEPTSGLDPITSRIIDKLILDLKIRLGITSIVVTHDMVSALGISDRIMVLDKGEQKFLGTKEEFLNSKEPSVRMFLENAVLKI, encoded by the coding sequence ATGGATATCGCAATAAAAGTAAGAAATCTTACAAAGGTAATAAACAATAGGACGATACTAAAAAATATATCTTTTGATGTTTATAAGAAAGAGGTATTTACCATAATAGGCGGTAGCGGTAGCGGTAAGACATCTATTACAAAACATATCATAGGACTTTGGCAACCCACCGAAGGAGACATAGAGATTGAAGGTAAATCTATAGTAAACCTAAATAAAGATGAACTAAACAAAATAAGGATGAAGATGGGATACGTCTTTCAAGAAGGGGCTTTGTTTGATAGCCTTAGGGTTTGGGAAAACGTAGGCTTTTACTATTTAGAGCATACAAACAAACCCAAAGACGAGATAATAAAAATAGCCATAGAAAAGCTAAAAGAGGTAAACCTAGACGAGTCTATACTCTATCTTATGCCGTCGGAGCTTTCTGGAGGTATGAGAAAAAGAGTAAGTTTAGCAAGAGCCCTCGCCACAGACCCCGAGATTATCATCTACGATGAACCTACCTCTGGACTTGATCCAATTACAAGCCGCATAATAGACAAACTTATATTGGATTTAAAAATTAGATTAGGTATAACGTCCATCGTAGTAACCCACGATATGGTAAGTGCTCTTGGTATTAGCGATAGAATAATGGTGCTAGACAAAGGAGAGCAAAAATTTTTAGGTACCAAAGAAGAGTTCCTAAATTCAAAGGAACCATCTGTTAGAATGTTTTTAGAAAATGCGGTCCTAAAAATCTAA
- a CDS encoding Mrp/NBP35 family ATP-binding protein — protein MAVKEILEKIKTLDLKDLNIQEPTSIVKDLKVSGDIINLKLAVPEPVKEQVKSRFENLIKETNQNLKPNIEFVEGEPKKNPFEQPVFSKRSIKGVKRIIPVASGKGGVGKSTVATNLAMALSKLGRSVGLLDADIYGPSVPTMLGTKGARLTANVFNKIIPIEKYGVKMISMGFLLPSEDTPVIWRGPILMQALNQFLFDVDWGPLDYLILDLPPGTGDVQLSLAQNTAIDGAVVVTTPQDVALVDVKKAVSMFREVNIPILGVVENMAYFVCPETGKEYRIFGESKVPQFVQTYNLKLLGSIPIEPDVTKYADEGIPIVEASPESRTAKAFMGIAKIVDSIYQGGK, from the coding sequence ATGGCAGTAAAAGAAATTTTGGAGAAAATCAAAACTCTTGATTTGAAAGATTTAAACATTCAAGAGCCTACCAGCATAGTTAAAGATCTAAAAGTGTCTGGAGATATTATAAATTTAAAGTTGGCTGTACCTGAACCTGTTAAGGAGCAGGTGAAGAGTCGTTTTGAAAACCTTATCAAAGAAACAAATCAAAACCTAAAGCCAAACATAGAATTTGTAGAAGGAGAACCCAAGAAAAACCCCTTTGAACAGCCTGTTTTCAGCAAAAGAAGTATAAAGGGTGTGAAAAGGATTATTCCTGTAGCAAGCGGTAAAGGTGGTGTTGGTAAATCTACGGTGGCAACGAACTTGGCTATGGCTTTAAGCAAGTTAGGTAGAAGTGTTGGGCTTTTAGATGCAGATATTTATGGTCCATCTGTGCCTACTATGCTTGGTACCAAAGGGGCAAGGCTAACCGCAAACGTGTTTAACAAGATAATACCTATAGAAAAATATGGCGTAAAGATGATATCTATGGGATTTTTGCTTCCTTCCGAAGACACCCCTGTAATATGGAGAGGTCCCATATTGATGCAGGCGTTAAATCAATTCTTGTTTGATGTAGATTGGGGGCCGTTAGATTATCTTATACTTGATTTGCCTCCTGGAACTGGCGATGTCCAGCTTAGTCTTGCGCAAAATACAGCTATAGATGGCGCGGTGGTGGTCACTACACCTCAGGATGTGGCTTTGGTGGATGTTAAAAAGGCGGTGTCTATGTTTAGAGAAGTAAATATACCTATACTTGGGGTTGTTGAAAATATGGCTTATTTTGTATGTCCAGAAACTGGAAAAGAGTACCGCATATTTGGAGAAAGCAAAGTGCCCCAATTTGTGCAAACTTACAATCTAAAGCTTTTAGGCTCGATACCTATAGAGCCAGATGTTACAAAGTATGCAGACGAAGGAATACCCATAGTAGAAGCCTCGCCGGAGTCTAGGACGGCCAAGGCTTTTATGGGAATAGCAAAAATAGTTGATTCTATATACCAAGGAGGTAAATAA
- a CDS encoding HAD family hydrolase, whose amino-acid sequence MDFNLKDKIDAVIFDVDGVLIDVRPSYHKAIYETFKHYTGKDLKEEDFIFVKKKAGINNDWESSSVLILMALGYITKEEALQYTTNQTYIQQKIFNNPYFDYNELVDVFEAFYRKFRENEILLLDKSFLKALKKNYKTGIVTGRPKDDLIFSLKLFGIEDIFDFVVDDDYTDDKTKRKPSKEALKYCVDAICKKGGVYIGDTISDIMMTKHYNDSYKPYVYYIHCNFYNEENTTLPKEYIYATVKFQKELEDLLL is encoded by the coding sequence TTGGATTTCAATCTTAAGGATAAAATAGACGCTGTTATATTTGATGTAGATGGCGTTTTGATAGACGTAAGACCTTCTTATCACAAAGCCATATACGAGACTTTTAAGCATTACACCGGTAAGGATTTGAAAGAAGAAGATTTTATATTTGTAAAAAAGAAAGCTGGTATAAACAACGACTGGGAAAGTAGTTCTGTTTTGATATTGATGGCGCTTGGATATATAACCAAAGAAGAAGCTTTACAGTACACCACAAATCAAACCTATATCCAGCAAAAGATTTTTAACAATCCTTACTTTGATTACAACGAGCTTGTAGATGTTTTTGAGGCTTTTTATAGAAAATTTAGAGAAAACGAAATACTTCTTTTGGATAAAAGCTTTTTAAAAGCTCTGAAAAAAAACTATAAAACTGGTATAGTGACCGGAAGACCTAAAGATGATTTGATATTTTCTTTGAAGCTTTTTGGTATTGAGGATATATTTGATTTTGTAGTGGATGACGATTACACAGATGATAAAACCAAGAGAAAACCAAGCAAAGAAGCTTTAAAGTATTGTGTAGATGCGATTTGTAAAAAAGGTGGAGTCTATATTGGAGATACTATAAGCGATATAATGATGACGAAGCATTACAACGACTCTTACAAGCCCTATGTGTATTATATACACTGCAATTTTTACAACGAAGAAAACACTACCTTGCCAAAAGAATATATCTATGCTACGGTAAAATTTCAAAAGGAGTTAGAAGATTTACTCTTATGA
- the minC gene encoding septum site-determining protein MinC, which yields MIKIKGITLPVVSLTLSLEDTTKENLINELVEKINSNVFSNSYFLIEVDESIDKETLKQIEKLLEEKNVKSIKTMSVQTVSAQKPTNVSRLLIVNKNLRSGQTVEHSGDVLILGDVNEGAEVVAAGNIVVMGTLRGYAHAGAIGDDSSVVVAKKMMPQQLRIGHHIAIRGEDEEEPQEAEIAKVIDNKIILEPIGGF from the coding sequence ATGATAAAGATAAAAGGTATAACGCTACCTGTTGTGAGTTTGACGCTATCTTTGGAAGATACCACGAAAGAAAACCTTATAAATGAGCTTGTAGAAAAAATAAACTCAAACGTATTCTCAAACAGCTATTTTCTCATAGAAGTAGATGAAAGTATAGATAAAGAAACTCTAAAACAGATAGAAAAGCTGCTGGAAGAAAAAAATGTTAAAAGCATAAAAACAATGAGCGTTCAAACAGTAAGCGCACAAAAACCCACAAACGTATCTAGGCTTTTAATAGTAAATAAAAACCTTCGCTCAGGACAAACGGTAGAGCATAGCGGGGATGTTTTAATACTAGGTGATGTAAACGAAGGTGCGGAAGTTGTAGCCGCAGGGAATATAGTAGTTATGGGAACTTTAAGAGGTTATGCTCATGCTGGAGCTATAGGAGACGATAGCTCCGTGGTGGTAGCAAAGAAGATGATGCCTCAACAACTAAGGATAGGACATCATATAGCCATAAGAGGAGAAGACGAAGAAGAACCTCAAGAGGCTGAGATAGCAAAAGTTATAGATAATAAAATAATATTAGAACCTATAGGAGGTTTTTGA
- a CDS encoding chemotaxis protein CheW, whose product MAIYLESELMGIPLTKVIEITKMRDIVPVPFSKSHIRGVINIRGEIMAIVSLKETLGLNETRESQRIVILETRFRKIGIIVDEIYGVIKVREDDLEPNPMVGRYSEYVKNIAQIDNGYQNL is encoded by the coding sequence TTGGCTATTTACTTAGAGAGTGAGCTTATGGGGATACCCCTTACAAAAGTGATAGAAATAACAAAAATGAGGGATATAGTACCAGTACCTTTTTCGAAAAGCCATATAAGAGGAGTAATCAATATACGCGGTGAAATAATGGCTATAGTCTCTTTGAAAGAGACGCTTGGGTTAAACGAAACTAGGGAATCTCAAAGGATAGTAATATTGGAGACAAGGTTTAGAAAGATTGGTATCATAGTGGATGAGATTTACGGTGTTATAAAGGTAAGAGAAGATGATTTAGAACCAAATCCAATGGTAGGAAGATATAGCGAATACGTAAAAAATATAGCCCAGATAGACAACGGATATCAGAATCTATGA
- a CDS encoding class I SAM-dependent methyltransferase, translating into MNLENLANIFDSISGAYDKFVGFISLGQNKKWHKSIAHELKPGNLLDIGTATGDVIFRAFEQNKIKTAFGIDLSIKMLKIAKQKLKGKPTYLFIASAEHMPFKDGVFDNISMSLVFRHIIDKDSMLKEINRVLRKGGKFIVLDTTKFIGMDFFAKGSKTFLRPLGVAIFGNKNWDFFIHSLENSLSTEEIKNLCESYGLRLINKKLFIFGMVGLLVFEKP; encoded by the coding sequence ATGAATTTGGAAAATCTTGCCAATATTTTTGATTCAATATCTGGAGCTTACGATAAGTTTGTGGGATTTATAAGTCTTGGCCAAAACAAAAAATGGCACAAAAGCATAGCCCACGAGTTAAAACCTGGCAACCTGCTGGATATTGGTACTGCTACTGGGGACGTTATTTTTAGGGCTTTTGAGCAAAATAAGATAAAAACTGCTTTTGGTATAGACTTGTCTATAAAGATGCTTAAAATAGCCAAACAAAAACTAAAAGGAAAACCCACTTATTTGTTTATAGCATCCGCTGAGCATATGCCTTTTAAAGATGGGGTTTTTGATAATATATCCATGTCTTTGGTTTTTAGACATATAATAGACAAAGATTCTATGTTAAAGGAAATAAACAGAGTTTTAAGAAAAGGCGGTAAGTTTATAGTGCTTGATACTACGAAGTTTATTGGTATGGATTTTTTTGCTAAAGGTTCAAAGACGTTTTTAAGACCTCTTGGTGTGGCTATATTTGGTAACAAAAATTGGGACTTTTTTATACACTCTTTGGAAAACAGCCTATCCACCGAAGAGATAAAAAACCTTTGCGAATCCTATGGTCTTAGACTCATAAACAAAAAGCTTTTTATCTTTGGTATGGTAGGATTGCTTGTGTTTGAAAAGCCTTAA
- the tpiA gene encoding triose-phosphate isomerase — translation MKKIIAANWKMHKTYEEAISYINELLKKNIDFEKKDVLIYPPCLYVCEVSKLLEKSNIKVGAQNVYYEKKGAFTGEISPVMVKSCGAEYILIGHSERRHIFKESDELIRKKVISSLEEGLKVMLCVGETLEERESQLTFNVIESQLKLALAGLEEWFENIEIAYEPVWAIGTGKSANPEDASKIHSFIKDILKDIAKKDTDIRVLYGGSVNPQNAKEFLKAPNVDGLLVGGASLDPNTFLEIVNAC, via the coding sequence ATGAAAAAGATTATAGCTGCCAATTGGAAGATGCATAAGACCTATGAGGAAGCCATATCTTATATAAATGAACTTTTGAAGAAAAATATAGATTTTGAAAAAAAAGATGTGCTTATATACCCTCCATGCTTATATGTATGCGAGGTTTCTAAGCTTTTAGAAAAATCAAATATAAAAGTAGGAGCTCAAAACGTATACTATGAAAAGAAAGGGGCTTTCACTGGGGAAATCTCACCGGTGATGGTAAAATCCTGCGGGGCAGAGTATATACTCATAGGACATTCAGAAAGAAGGCACATATTCAAAGAATCTGATGAGTTAATAAGAAAAAAAGTGATATCTTCACTGGAAGAAGGTCTAAAGGTGATGCTTTGCGTAGGGGAAACCTTAGAAGAAAGGGAGTCTCAGCTTACTTTCAACGTTATAGAATCTCAGCTAAAGCTTGCACTGGCTGGTTTAGAAGAGTGGTTTGAGAATATAGAAATAGCTTACGAGCCTGTTTGGGCAATAGGCACCGGCAAATCGGCAAATCCAGAGGATGCTTCAAAGATACATAGCTTTATAAAAGACATATTAAAAGATATAGCAAAAAAAGATACAGATATAAGAGTTTTGTATGGTGGTAGCGTAAATCCGCAAAATGCTAAAGAGTTTTTAAAAGCTCCAAACGTAGATGGGCTTTTAGTAGGTGGTGCAAGCTTAGATCCAAACACGTTTTTAGAGATAGTAAACGCTTGCTAA
- the minD gene encoding septum site-determining protein MinD yields the protein MSDTKVIVITSGKGGVGKTTMTANISTALAKLGKSVLVIDADIGLRNLDMILGLENRIVYDVLDAIEQRVSPEKALVKDKRGLPLWLLPANQTKNKDAIDPVKWNKLIEDFKESGKFNYIIIDSPAGIEQGFKNAVTPADSAIVVVNPEVSSVRDADRSIGLMESMGKSDYKIVINRIRWHQVKKGEMLSMEDIVEVLKVPVLGVVPEEEKLVDFTNRGEPIVLDESYNASKAIMDIAKRITGENVPLTLYNKEKGLLAKLFGR from the coding sequence ATGAGCGATACAAAAGTTATCGTTATTACATCCGGCAAAGGCGGTGTTGGCAAAACTACGATGACTGCCAACATAAGCACCGCTTTGGCAAAATTAGGAAAAAGCGTGCTAGTAATAGATGCCGATATAGGCCTTAGGAATCTTGACATGATACTTGGGCTTGAAAATCGTATAGTTTATGACGTATTAGATGCAATAGAACAAAGAGTAAGCCCAGAAAAAGCCTTGGTAAAAGATAAAAGAGGATTGCCTTTATGGCTTTTACCGGCAAATCAAACAAAGAATAAAGACGCCATAGACCCAGTAAAATGGAACAAGCTTATAGAAGATTTTAAAGAATCTGGAAAATTCAACTACATAATAATAGACTCACCGGCTGGTATTGAACAAGGATTTAAAAATGCGGTAACTCCAGCAGATAGCGCCATAGTGGTGGTAAACCCAGAAGTATCATCGGTAAGAGATGCAGATAGGTCTATAGGCCTTATGGAAAGCATGGGCAAAAGCGATTATAAGATTGTCATAAATCGTATAAGATGGCACCAGGTTAAAAAGGGTGAGATGCTTTCTATGGAAGACATAGTAGAGGTTTTAAAAGTGCCTGTGCTCGGAGTTGTCCCAGAGGAAGAGAAGCTTGTAGATTTTACCAATAGAGGTGAACCTATAGTGCTCGATGAATCATACAATGCCTCAAAAGCAATAATGGATATAGCAAAAAGGATAACCGGTGAAAATGTACCTCTTACCCTTTACAACAAAGAGAAGGGTTTACTGGCAAAACTCTTCGGGAGGTAA
- a CDS encoding LysR family transcriptional regulator — translation MIDIVKLKTFITVADLGSFSKSSDVLYVTQPAITQQIKSLEKTIGCKLLRRQGGKIVLTEEGERLYQKAKLLLESYDNLVKEMSQLKKDIKDTLYIGSSPTFGEYRLPKLIVEFQKLYPGITVKLYVDTSKKIEDSIVNGLINVGVVDKEADSKINSVELFRDELVLCVGKNHELAKKDIIEPEDLYTIDLVMREAYSCTRKTVKETLEAMGINFELLNIKIETNSIRSIMNIVKSGYGASFFPRNSIQKDIEEGDLVPVKIRNFSAYKVFNVIYYTDFTKSALVDKFIKFLLANKEALGEAVGFQS, via the coding sequence ATGATAGATATTGTTAAGCTTAAAACGTTTATAACCGTAGCGGATCTTGGAAGTTTCTCAAAATCTTCAGATGTGCTTTATGTCACTCAGCCAGCTATAACCCAACAGATAAAATCTTTGGAAAAAACCATTGGTTGTAAGCTTTTAAGAAGACAAGGGGGTAAAATAGTTTTAACAGAGGAAGGGGAAAGGCTTTACCAAAAAGCAAAACTTCTTTTAGAAAGCTACGACAACCTTGTAAAAGAGATGTCTCAGCTAAAAAAAGATATAAAAGATACGCTTTATATAGGTTCTAGCCCTACCTTTGGTGAGTATAGGTTGCCAAAACTTATAGTGGAGTTTCAGAAACTTTATCCGGGCATTACAGTAAAGCTCTACGTAGATACCTCTAAAAAGATCGAAGATAGTATAGTAAATGGACTAATAAACGTAGGTGTGGTTGATAAAGAAGCCGATTCTAAAATAAACAGCGTTGAACTTTTTAGAGACGAGCTGGTGCTTTGTGTGGGGAAAAATCACGAGCTTGCAAAAAAAGATATCATAGAACCAGAAGATCTTTATACTATAGACCTTGTAATGAGAGAGGCGTATTCTTGTACTAGGAAAACCGTAAAAGAAACGCTGGAAGCCATGGGTATAAATTTTGAGCTTTTAAACATAAAAATAGAAACAAACTCTATAAGATCTATTATGAATATCGTAAAATCTGGATACGGCGCTTCATTTTTCCCTAGAAACTCAATACAAAAAGATATTGAAGAAGGCGATCTTGTGCCTGTTAAGATTAGAAACTTCAGCGCTTACAAAGTTTTTAACGTAATATATTATACCGATTTTACAAAATCAGCCCTCGTGGATAAATTTATAAAATTTCTTCTTGCCAACAAAGAGGCTCTTGGAGAAGCTGTTGGATTTCAATCTTAA